From the genome of Uranotaenia lowii strain MFRU-FL chromosome 1, ASM2978415v1, whole genome shotgun sequence, one region includes:
- the LOC129756498 gene encoding uncharacterized protein LOC129756498 isoform X2 gives MDIIDVDDVLVDDSFDGDTQRLHDEVEEILKQWKSCGAFPQHSSSTTSNGVIAPPATSAASNNCGSSSNSNSNSNGNGDGGTRSSFGFGGPQTTNCFTPNNRNNYGIGGNLNGTFNSDGKGAKYIDTRTFTRPKKKHDSLYNPVLETAPEQPTKLSSPLLNVQIGGPVTLSNTPNPLMNSSQMMQRSWLNDVSPPNSIMSSMDFSVNEKMGSSLITSGDFTNVSSFLNANGGDDMLGSQSTYDGYKLADVIKDRKFLENLSGLDETMTKDHAISKTDLNGIEENLSGLSTMQNSLESVTKSAEGRLSDVTMILDHRKANSTFEVTEAKDSNAPVASRDKLNSTFNRRKNFDTYRKPKSSLNSTFDALPKVDTDEPMVVDQTFDKVVDTTFGVTDAGNGTFCLNRTAKVTEGEEKQLNQTYEYCKRKTTELNQTFEGIKNETFVPNDVSPDNIGDDSFNGTFEISKNGIECGNSVDMVQSTPFVQVPRMKRVSNISQYEMNVSPIAAGPVARISDSGMRGSRNLEQDLEHHMETDDFDVEFRKLPLTPNSKTESSNGSHLLESEKRISLQQFEDFEKSFMESEQNGVDFDDMLNSLMDVRRSGDSVKLRQSLDNIKRRHSRINSEKQQEDIRKRVELTESSSSPLDNKLVDSMARSMSSSSGSERLLNRRSRYNDDVHLTLSPQNQSVSSVTPQQELESQSNEAKDVQYPLPTAPEVGNSDKKNRDRFKTIRISKRREEGMVIVPGPGEIEDCFAEPVSLVAEEEVPVSPIVETSAFSRVDYNSPKDSRVPTVGSVSNNEQIFKMPQGIPKPETKVRSLSKPRYGAQSSGYGFSRKDLSLPLTAKSSSTDNLENNRPNYQQSRLSFGGSKLSANGDSSIGGGKPQLQSNLKSPMGIKSKSYHNLYHNQVSGGSNSNLNRIPGQLGLSAQKLSHNNSNNEISGVQLRAPKAASRLGLVRPSSGYFSYSTQRKNVDSDTESINSLSSSSASSRGSLYRIDSQGSANNVQNYVNNSIEDISGSNYAVNTSGNSIGQKKPSLIEPMRTTVNAVQHKSTVGSIGSLGSTGTLAATGTALRPSGLRPPSNLRPPTARTGLPRPTSYVRR, from the exons TGACACGCAACGGCTGCACGACGAGGTGgaggaaattttaaaacaatggaAATCATGCGGTGCATTCCCGCAACATTCATCGAGCACAACAAGCAATGGCGTCATCGCACCACCAGCAACATCGGCAGCCTCCAATAATTgtggcagcagcagcaacagcaacagcaacagcaacggcAACGGCGACGGCGGCACCAGAAGCAGTTTCGGTTTCGGGGGCCCGCAAACGACGAACTGCTTCACTCCCAACAACCGCAACAACTACGGCATCGGCGGCAACCTCAATGGTACCTTCAATAGCGATGGCAAAG GTGCCAAATATATCGATACACGAACGTTCACTCGACCGAAGAAAAAACACGACTCTCTATACAACCCAGTCCTAGAAACGGCACCTGAG CAACCAACAAAACTGTCATCACCACTGCTGAACGTACAAATTGGCGGTCCAGTGACACTTTCGAATACCCCCAACCCACTGATGAACTCAAGTCAGATGATGCAGCGGAGTTGGTTGAATGATGTGTCTCCACCGAATTCTATCATGTCATCGATGGATTTCTCGGTAAATGAGAAAATGGGTAGTAGTCTCATAACTAGTGGAGATTTTACGAACGTGAGCTCTTTTCTAAATGCGAATGGAGGAGATGACATGCTCGGTTCGCAGAGCACTTATGATGGTTACAAACTGGCCGATGTGATAAAAGATCGTAAATTTTTGGAGAATCTTTCGGGCCTTGATGAAACAATGACAAAGGATCACGCGATATCAAAAACCGATTTAAACGGTATTGAGGAAAATTTATCTGGTCTGAGCACGATGCAGAATTCTTTGGAAAGCGTTACCAAAAGTGCGGAAGGTAGACTGTCGGATGTGACAATGATTTTAGATCATAGGAAAGCTAACAGTACCTTCGAGGTCACGGAAGCGAAAGATTCGAACGCTCCTGTTGCATCTCGAGATAAGCTCAATAGCACATTCAACCGgaggaaaaattttgatacctaCCGCAAGCCTAAATCTAGTCTCAATAGTACATTTGACGCATTGCCCAAGGTAGACACCGATGAGCCAATGGTGGTGGATCAgacattcgacaaagttgtgGACACGACTTTTGGTGTAACTGATGCAGGCAACGGTACATTCTGCCTCAATCGTACCGCTAAAGTTacagaaggagaagaaaaacaaCTAAACCAGACCTACGAATATTGCAAAAGGAAAACAACGGAGTTGAATCAAACATTTGAAggaattaaaaatgaaacattcgTACCAAACGATGTAAGTCCGGATAATATTGGTGATGATTCTTTCAATGGTACATTTGAAATATCGAAAAATGGAATTGAATGTGGAAATTCGGTGGATATGGTTCAATCTACACCGTTTGTACAAGTGCCTAGAATGAAACGAGTCAGTAATATTTCACAATATGAAATGAATGTTTCACCAATCGCTGCTGGTCCTGTAGCGCGAATATCCGACAGTGGTATGAGAGGTAGCAGAAATCTCGAGCAAGACTTAGAGCATCATATGGAGACTGATGATTTTGACGTGGAATTCCGGAAACTTCCACTAACTCCCAATTCGAAGACTGAAAGTAGCAACGGTTCTCACTTGCTGGAGAGCGAAAAAAGAATATCGTTGCagcaatttgaagattttgaaaaatcattcatGGAAAGTGAACAAAATGGTGTAGATTTCGATGACATGTTGAATTCATTAATGGATGTTAGGCGTTCTGGGGACAGTGTGAAATTACGCCAATCTCTTGATAATATTAAAAGACGCCATTCTCGCATTAATAGTGAAAAGCAACAGGAAGACATACGAAAGCGTGTAGAATTGACCGAATCGTCTTCGTCACCTCTGGACAACAAATTAGTAGATTCAATGGCAAGAAGTATGTCGTCCTCGAGTGGAAGTGAAAGGTTGCTCAATCGAAGGAGTAGGTACAATGATGATGTCCATTTAACCTTGTCCCCGCAGAATCAATCCGTATCATCCGTAACACCACAACAGGAGCTAGAATCCCAATCTAACGAAGCAAAGGACGTTCAATATCCCCTTCCTACTGCCCCAGAGGTAGGAAACAGTGATAAGAAAAATCGCGACCGATTCAAAACTATTCGTATCAGCAAACGACGAGAAGAGGGTATGGTAATAGTCCCTGGCCCAGGAGAGATTGAAGACTGTTTTGCGGAACCTGTATCTCTTGTAGCAGAAGAAGAGGTACCTGTTTCGCCAATAGTTGAGACGAGTGCCTTCAGTCGTGTGGATTACAATTCACCAAAAGATAGCAGAGTTCCAACGGTTGGAAGTGTGAGCAATAATGAACAGATCTTCAAAATGCCTCAAGGTATACCCAAGCCTGAGACTAAAGTGAGATCACTTTCCAAACCACGTTATGGTGCACAAAGTAGTGGATATGGTTTTTCTCGAAAAGATCTTTCCCTTCCTTTGACAGCAAAATCCAGCTCAACCgataatttggaaaataatcGTCCTAACTATCAACAGTCCAGATTGTCATTCGGGGGCAGTAAATTGTCTGCTAACGGAGATAGTTCTATTGGTGGAGGGAAACCTCAACTACAATCAAACTTAAAATCTCCTATGGGCATCAAATCCAAATCATACCACAACTTGTATCACAATCAAGTGAGTGGGGGTTCGAATAGTAATCTGAACAGGATTCCAGGTCAGCTTGGTTTGTCAGCACAAAAACTTTCCCACAATAATAGCAATAATGAG ATATCGGGAGTGCAATTGCGAGCACCTAAGGCAGCGTCTCGGTTGGGATTAGTTCGACCTTCATCCGGTTATTTCAGCTACAGTACGCAGCGGAAAAATGTTGATTCGGACACCGAATCGATCAAT AGTTTATCTTCGTCATCGGCTAGTTCTAGAGGAAGCTTATACCGAATAGATAGTCAAGGTTCAGCTAACAATGTACAAAACTATGTAAACAATAGTATCGAAGATATTAGCGGTAGCAATTACGCTGTAAATACGAGCGGTAACAGTATAGGGCAAAAGAAACCTAGCCTAATCGAACCAATGCGAACGACAGTTAACGCTGTCCAGCACAAATCTACGGTCGGTTCAATAGGAAGCTTGGGCAGTACCGGTACATTGGCAGCAACAGGTACAGCTTTGCGGCCATCCGGTTTACGACCTCCGTCAAATCTACGACCCCCGACGGCACGAACAGGACTTCCTAGACCGACCAGTTACGTGCGACGATAG
- the LOC129756498 gene encoding probable serine/threonine-protein kinase DDB_G0282963 isoform X1 has product MDIIDVDDVLVDDSFDGDTQRLHDEVEEILKQWKSCGAFPQHSSSTTSNGVIAPPATSAASNNCGSSSNSNSNSNGNGDGGTRSSFGFGGPQTTNCFTPNNRNNYGIGGNLNGTFNSDGKGAKYIDTRTFTRPKKKHDSLYNPVLETAPEQPTKLSSPLLNVQIGGPVTLSNTPNPLMNSSQMMQRSWLNDVSPPNSIMSSMDFSVNEKMGSSLITSGDFTNVSSFLNANGGDDMLGSQSTYDGYKLADVIKDRKFLENLSGLDETMTKDHAISKTDLNGIEENLSGLSTMQNSLESVTKSAEGRLSDVTMILDHRKANSTFEVTEAKDSNAPVASRDKLNSTFNRRKNFDTYRKPKSSLNSTFDALPKVDTDEPMVVDQTFDKVVDTTFGVTDAGNGTFCLNRTAKVTEGEEKQLNQTYEYCKRKTTELNQTFEGIKNETFVPNDVSPDNIGDDSFNGTFEISKNGIECGNSVDMVQSTPFVQVPRMKRVSNISQYEMNVSPIAAGPVARISDSGMRGSRNLEQDLEHHMETDDFDVEFRKLPLTPNSKTESSNGSHLLESEKRISLQQFEDFEKSFMESEQNGVDFDDMLNSLMDVRRSGDSVKLRQSLDNIKRRHSRINSEKQQEDIRKRVELTESSSSPLDNKLVDSMARSMSSSSGSERLLNRRSRYNDDVHLTLSPQNQSVSSVTPQQELESQSNEAKDVQYPLPTAPEVGNSDKKNRDRFKTIRISKRREEGMVIVPGPGEIEDCFAEPVSLVAEEEVPVSPIVETSAFSRVDYNSPKDSRVPTVGSVSNNEQIFKMPQGIPKPETKVRSLSKPRYGAQSSGYGFSRKDLSLPLTAKSSSTDNLENNRPNYQQSRLSFGGSKLSANGDSSIGGGKPQLQSNLKSPMGIKSKSYHNLYHNQVSGGSNSNLNRIPGQLGLSAQKLSHNNSNNELKNNTSKLQLNLRTPRASSLVRPAATNSSGSMSLQKTSSAELTTSSSISSPTPNISGVQLRAPKAASRLGLVRPSSGYFSYSTQRKNVDSDTESINSLSSSSASSRGSLYRIDSQGSANNVQNYVNNSIEDISGSNYAVNTSGNSIGQKKPSLIEPMRTTVNAVQHKSTVGSIGSLGSTGTLAATGTALRPSGLRPPSNLRPPTARTGLPRPTSYVRR; this is encoded by the exons TGACACGCAACGGCTGCACGACGAGGTGgaggaaattttaaaacaatggaAATCATGCGGTGCATTCCCGCAACATTCATCGAGCACAACAAGCAATGGCGTCATCGCACCACCAGCAACATCGGCAGCCTCCAATAATTgtggcagcagcagcaacagcaacagcaacagcaacggcAACGGCGACGGCGGCACCAGAAGCAGTTTCGGTTTCGGGGGCCCGCAAACGACGAACTGCTTCACTCCCAACAACCGCAACAACTACGGCATCGGCGGCAACCTCAATGGTACCTTCAATAGCGATGGCAAAG GTGCCAAATATATCGATACACGAACGTTCACTCGACCGAAGAAAAAACACGACTCTCTATACAACCCAGTCCTAGAAACGGCACCTGAG CAACCAACAAAACTGTCATCACCACTGCTGAACGTACAAATTGGCGGTCCAGTGACACTTTCGAATACCCCCAACCCACTGATGAACTCAAGTCAGATGATGCAGCGGAGTTGGTTGAATGATGTGTCTCCACCGAATTCTATCATGTCATCGATGGATTTCTCGGTAAATGAGAAAATGGGTAGTAGTCTCATAACTAGTGGAGATTTTACGAACGTGAGCTCTTTTCTAAATGCGAATGGAGGAGATGACATGCTCGGTTCGCAGAGCACTTATGATGGTTACAAACTGGCCGATGTGATAAAAGATCGTAAATTTTTGGAGAATCTTTCGGGCCTTGATGAAACAATGACAAAGGATCACGCGATATCAAAAACCGATTTAAACGGTATTGAGGAAAATTTATCTGGTCTGAGCACGATGCAGAATTCTTTGGAAAGCGTTACCAAAAGTGCGGAAGGTAGACTGTCGGATGTGACAATGATTTTAGATCATAGGAAAGCTAACAGTACCTTCGAGGTCACGGAAGCGAAAGATTCGAACGCTCCTGTTGCATCTCGAGATAAGCTCAATAGCACATTCAACCGgaggaaaaattttgatacctaCCGCAAGCCTAAATCTAGTCTCAATAGTACATTTGACGCATTGCCCAAGGTAGACACCGATGAGCCAATGGTGGTGGATCAgacattcgacaaagttgtgGACACGACTTTTGGTGTAACTGATGCAGGCAACGGTACATTCTGCCTCAATCGTACCGCTAAAGTTacagaaggagaagaaaaacaaCTAAACCAGACCTACGAATATTGCAAAAGGAAAACAACGGAGTTGAATCAAACATTTGAAggaattaaaaatgaaacattcgTACCAAACGATGTAAGTCCGGATAATATTGGTGATGATTCTTTCAATGGTACATTTGAAATATCGAAAAATGGAATTGAATGTGGAAATTCGGTGGATATGGTTCAATCTACACCGTTTGTACAAGTGCCTAGAATGAAACGAGTCAGTAATATTTCACAATATGAAATGAATGTTTCACCAATCGCTGCTGGTCCTGTAGCGCGAATATCCGACAGTGGTATGAGAGGTAGCAGAAATCTCGAGCAAGACTTAGAGCATCATATGGAGACTGATGATTTTGACGTGGAATTCCGGAAACTTCCACTAACTCCCAATTCGAAGACTGAAAGTAGCAACGGTTCTCACTTGCTGGAGAGCGAAAAAAGAATATCGTTGCagcaatttgaagattttgaaaaatcattcatGGAAAGTGAACAAAATGGTGTAGATTTCGATGACATGTTGAATTCATTAATGGATGTTAGGCGTTCTGGGGACAGTGTGAAATTACGCCAATCTCTTGATAATATTAAAAGACGCCATTCTCGCATTAATAGTGAAAAGCAACAGGAAGACATACGAAAGCGTGTAGAATTGACCGAATCGTCTTCGTCACCTCTGGACAACAAATTAGTAGATTCAATGGCAAGAAGTATGTCGTCCTCGAGTGGAAGTGAAAGGTTGCTCAATCGAAGGAGTAGGTACAATGATGATGTCCATTTAACCTTGTCCCCGCAGAATCAATCCGTATCATCCGTAACACCACAACAGGAGCTAGAATCCCAATCTAACGAAGCAAAGGACGTTCAATATCCCCTTCCTACTGCCCCAGAGGTAGGAAACAGTGATAAGAAAAATCGCGACCGATTCAAAACTATTCGTATCAGCAAACGACGAGAAGAGGGTATGGTAATAGTCCCTGGCCCAGGAGAGATTGAAGACTGTTTTGCGGAACCTGTATCTCTTGTAGCAGAAGAAGAGGTACCTGTTTCGCCAATAGTTGAGACGAGTGCCTTCAGTCGTGTGGATTACAATTCACCAAAAGATAGCAGAGTTCCAACGGTTGGAAGTGTGAGCAATAATGAACAGATCTTCAAAATGCCTCAAGGTATACCCAAGCCTGAGACTAAAGTGAGATCACTTTCCAAACCACGTTATGGTGCACAAAGTAGTGGATATGGTTTTTCTCGAAAAGATCTTTCCCTTCCTTTGACAGCAAAATCCAGCTCAACCgataatttggaaaataatcGTCCTAACTATCAACAGTCCAGATTGTCATTCGGGGGCAGTAAATTGTCTGCTAACGGAGATAGTTCTATTGGTGGAGGGAAACCTCAACTACAATCAAACTTAAAATCTCCTATGGGCATCAAATCCAAATCATACCACAACTTGTATCACAATCAAGTGAGTGGGGGTTCGAATAGTAATCTGAACAGGATTCCAGGTCAGCTTGGTTTGTCAGCACAAAAACTTTCCCACAATAATAGCAATAATGAG CTCAAAAATAACACTTCCAAGTTGCAGTTAAATTTGCGAACTCCTCGTGCCAGTTCTCTCGTTCGACCGGCGGCAACAAACAGTTCTGGTTCGATGTCGCTGCAGAAAACCTCGTCAGCCGAACTTACTACTAGCAGCAGTATTAGCTCACCAACTCCTAAT ATATCGGGAGTGCAATTGCGAGCACCTAAGGCAGCGTCTCGGTTGGGATTAGTTCGACCTTCATCCGGTTATTTCAGCTACAGTACGCAGCGGAAAAATGTTGATTCGGACACCGAATCGATCAAT AGTTTATCTTCGTCATCGGCTAGTTCTAGAGGAAGCTTATACCGAATAGATAGTCAAGGTTCAGCTAACAATGTACAAAACTATGTAAACAATAGTATCGAAGATATTAGCGGTAGCAATTACGCTGTAAATACGAGCGGTAACAGTATAGGGCAAAAGAAACCTAGCCTAATCGAACCAATGCGAACGACAGTTAACGCTGTCCAGCACAAATCTACGGTCGGTTCAATAGGAAGCTTGGGCAGTACCGGTACATTGGCAGCAACAGGTACAGCTTTGCGGCCATCCGGTTTACGACCTCCGTCAAATCTACGACCCCCGACGGCACGAACAGGACTTCCTAGACCGACCAGTTACGTGCGACGATAG